The DNA window AAGTTGGTTTAGTTGGAAAGGGGCTTAGCCCCTTTCTTTTTGGTAGAGAATATGATTAAAAAAATCGGTTTATTTGCAGGTGTTGTTGGTGTGGCTGCTTTATTGGTTGTAGCAATCATGCAACCGCGACAAGAGAGCGCGTCAACCGACAGTACACCTAGTCATCCTGAGATACAGGCTTACCAGTTTGAGTTGAACTCGAGTGGCAGTTTAAATAGTGGAGCTATTATGTCGGCCTTGTTTAACAGCCCTGTGAATGCACCTCTGCAACGCATTGAAGAAAACATCTCCGGCATAATCGTATTGCAACATACGGATGCTCAGCCGACGAAACGAATCGCGTACTTAAAAATGCTAAAAGGCACTGACCCAGAAATTGCGATGGAGTTAGCAAAAGCGGTGTTAGTAGAAAAGACGAATAACGGAGCTTGGCAACTGGATGAGACTGAATTCACCTACAGTGAGCCGCAGCGTGATTTACTGCTTAATTTATTTTCAAAATTACAAGTAGTCAGAGACGATGAATCAGCCTCTATTTGGCAAACGACGGAACAGGATAATGTGGGGTTCTACCATGCGACTTATAAACAAGAAGATGCAAAACACCTAGAGCGAATTAAAACCGACTATTTACAAGGCCAAACTCGTAGTCAGACGATGTTCGACTTACCAAACTCAATACTTTCGCTCAAAGAAAGCGTCGACCAAATTACGCTGAATGTACATACAACTCTTGTCGATTCGGTGGTTTCGACACAAAGAATAGAGATTCAACAAGGGAGTGAGCGGGTCATGGAATTAACTCAGCACATTACCTTAACTGCAACACGTGTTGATAAAAAACTTGAACACAGCATATCCATGGACGAGTTACGAGCACAATATCAGCAACCCCAACGTGCTCAACATGCTAGCCAGCGCAAACAAGCTCTAAGTTTTGATAGTAACAGTGATATAGTGACTTGGTTTTCTAAAGCGATAATTGCCGACGAAGATCAAGCGATTGAACAGTTAACGGCATGGTTTCGCGAAAATCCAGAGCAAGTGCGTGCACTGATTGAGTATATGAATACACATCTTGCTGAAATCTCGGATGAAGTAGATTTACGGCTGTGGTACGCAATGACTGAATCGGGTACGGTTGAAGCGCAGCAAGCGTTTGCTGATGCAATGTCAAAGAACGAATTCGATCTTCTTATTCGTACTCGAGCGATTGTTTATAGTCATGATTTCGTTCGGCCCACTCAGGGGTTAATCGATGGGTTGTGGTGGGTGTATGAGCATAAAGCGAATGATGGATCACAGGATGAAAAAGAGCTGTCGAGTATGGCACTTTACGCGTTGGGGTCACTTATCAATGCAAATGAAGTTGACGAACAGATACAACATTCGTTAAGCAAAGCAATGCTACGACGTTTAGATACCGCAAACACTGAAGAGCAAGCCAGTGAAGTATTAATTGCACTCAGTAATTCAAGGATGCCACGTTTTATAGAGACGTTTGAACAGTACACCGTAAACAAGAGTGATCGAGTTGTTGCGAGCGCGTTTGAATCATTGGCAAATTTAGAATTACCCGATGCGACGGATGCTTTAGTCGACAAGTTGGATTCGGTTGAGTCGGAAAGTTTGCGTGAAAACGCAACCAAGTCATTAGTCAATGCAGTCCCGACGGAAAAAAGTATTCAGTGGGCGAGCAGCCGATTAAACCTCACACAAAACGTTTCAGAGCAGGGCAACCTTATTCAGTATTTAGGTAAATACAGTAGTGACTACCCAGAAGCAGAGAAATCATTGCAGCAGTTACTCAAGCAGCCTAATTTGACCCTTCAACAAAAGCGATTGATCTATCGCTATGTCGCACCAAGACAGTAAGTAAGTTGTCTGTATCGTCTGTTGACGCGTGATTGCATTCAGTCACGTGTCAAGTTTGCGTGTTCAAAGCATTAAAAATGATTGATGGATCAGGGAAATAGAAAGATAAAGTAGATTCAGAAATAGGGGAGAGGAAGAATGGTCGGCATAGCAGGATTTGAACCTGCGACCCCTGACACCCCATGACAGTGCGCTACCAGGCTGCGCTATATGCCGACAACGGGCCTTACTATACGGAGATTTTTTTAAAAGGCAACTGCTTAGGTGTTGATTGCACACTTAATAATCGGAAGGTAGGCGCTACTTTTACCTAGCGCCGAAAATGAATCTAATGCCAAATGCCTTTAGGTAAAGTTTTAGCAAGATGCGGATGTTTGCTCGGGTCGAACGTTGGAATTTGTCCAGCTTTTAATTGCGATTGATAATCTTTAGTTAGCCAAATCACGACGCCTGAAAGCATAAATAAAGCGATAACGTTAATAATCGCCATAAAACCCATGGATACGTCTGCCAGTGTCCAGACAATGCCAAGTTCACTGAGTGAGCCCCACATCACCATACCAAGTACACACAAACGGAATAACATTAATCCCTTTTCATGGTTATGTTCTAGAAACAGTAAATTTGTCTCGGCATAGGAATAGTTCGCGACAATAGAGGTGAATGCGAAGAATAAAATCGCAATCGCGATGAAACTCGCCCCCCATTCGCCAACATGACTGACAAGAGCCGCCTGCGTTAGTGCGATGCCGGTCAGCTCTGAACCTGGAGCATAGGCTTCTGAAAGCAAAATTATTGCCGCTGTCGCGCTACAAATAACGAGCGTATCAACAAATACCCCTAGCATTTGCACATAACCTTGTGATGCTGGGTGATTTGGGTTTGGCGTCGCTGTAGCGGCTGCGTTTGCTGCACTACCCATACCCGCTTCATTGGAAAACAAACCGCGTTTAATTCCTTGGATCATGGCTTGCATTACGGCGTAACCGATTGCGCCAGCACCTGCTTGTTCCATGCCAAATGCACTATGAACTATTTTTACAAACACGGATGGTAATAACTCGGCATTTATTGCACATATATAGAGTGCGAGTAATAGATAGGCGAGCGCCATGAAAGGCACAACCAGTTCAGCAAAGCGAGAAATGGTTTTTAAACCACCAAAAATGATAAATGCAGAACCAAATACGAGGGTGATACCCATGTACAGTTTGGGGATACCAAAAGCTACTTCAAACGCCGCTGTGATGCTGTTTGCTTGGACTGCGTTGAACACCAGACCAAATGCGAGAATTAGACACAGTGAGAATGCCACGCCCATCCAACGTTTTCCGAGGCCCAATTCCATGTAGTAAGCCGGACCACCACGGAAGTTACCCTCATCATCTCGGGTCTTATAAGCCTGCGCTAGAGTACTTTCAGCAAAACTGGTAGCCATACCGATAAGTGCTATCAACCACATCCAGAATATTGCACCTGGACCACCTAAATAAAGAGCAACAGCCACCCCTGCCATATTGCCTGTGCCAACCCGAGCCGCGAGCGAGGTACAAAAAGCTTGAAATGATGAAATGCCGTCCTCGGCACCTGCGCGGCTGTTGACCATGACCTTCCACATATAAGGAAACTGTCGAAACTGAATAAAACCGAGGCGAATGGTAAAGAACATACCTGCTGCAATTAAGAGGTAGATCAGTACATGTCCCCAAAGAAGACCACTGATTTGATCTATTAGTGCTGTCATAAAACGATACCTACAACATTCTGGTTGTTTAAAAAGGCGCACAATCTAACACAAGAGTGGAAAGATGTAGAGTTGAGGCGTCACAGGTAGGAGTTATCAACAGGATTTTGTGAATAACTTGCGGGTAAATTGTGCGTTGATATGTATATGAAAAAAAGTGCAAATTCTTTAAAAAAAGCGCTTGCGCACTTTAAATTTCGCCCTATAATGCGACCCCACTGAGACGGACAACGGCGCTGCAAAGCAACGTACGAAGTTGAAGTTGAGTCAAGTAAAACTGGATGGCGAGCTTCGAAAGAAAATCAAAATTAAGTGTTGACAAAAAATGTGGGTGACGTAAGATGCGCATCCCTACCGCGACACGGTTCGCGGCGAACTTTGAAAGTTCGAATCGTTCTTTAACAATATAAAGCAATCATCTGTGTGGGCACTCGTACAGATTGAGTTCTAACAGCTAAGCCAGTTTCTGGCGAAGCACAAAAATTTAGAGTCTCAATTAATCTGAGTGACCAACATGAAACAAGGTAACTTGTTTCAACACAGTCAATTCAGTATTCATTGAGCTGAAGCTTAGGCTTCAAAAAACTTTTAATTGAAGAGTTTGATCATGGCTCAGATTGAACGCTGGCGGCAGGCCTAACACATGCAAGTCGAGCGGTAGCACAGAGAAACTTGTTTCTTGGGTGACGAGCGGCGGACGGGTGAGTAATGCTTGGGAATCTGCCTTTAGGAGGGGGACAACAGTTGGAAACGACTGCTAATACCGCATAATCTCTGAGGAGCAAAGATGGGGATCTTCGGACCTATCGCCTAAAGATGAGCCCAAGTGGGATTAGCTAGTTGGTGAGGTAATGGCTCACCAAGGCGACGATCTCTAGCTGGTCTGAGAGGATGATCAGCCACACTGGAACTGAGACACGGTCCAGACTCCTACGGGAGGCAGCAGTGGGGAATATTGGACAATGGGCGCAAGCCTGATCCAGCCATGCCGCGTGTGTGAAGAAGGCCTTCGGGTTGTAAAGCACTTTCAGTAAGGAGGAAAGCGTAGTCGCTAATATCGGCTATGTGTGACGTTACTTACAGAAGAAGCACCGGCTAACTCCGTGCCAGCAGCCGCGGTAATACGGAGGGTGCAAGCGTTAATCGGAATTACTGGGCGTAAAGCGTACGCAGGCGGTTGATTAAGCGAGATGTGAAAGCCCCGGGCTCAACCTGGGAACTGCATTTCGAACTGGTCAACTAGAGTGTGATAGAGGGTGGTAGAATTTCAGGTGTAGCGGTGAAATGCGTAGAGATCTGAAGGAATACCGATGGCGAAGGCAGCCACCTGGGTCAACACTGACGCTCATGTACGAAAGCGTGGGGAGCAAACAGGATTAGATACCCTGGTAGTCCACGCCGTAAACGATGTCTACTAGGAGCTGGACTCTTCGGAGGACTTTTCCAAAGCTAACGCATTAAGTAGACCGCCTGGGGAGTACGGCCGCAAGGTTAAAACTCAAATGAATTGACGGGGGCCCGCACAAGCGGTGGAGCATGTGGTTTAATTCGATGCAACGCGAAGAACCTTACCTACACTTGACATGCAGAGAACTTTCCAGAGATGGATTGGTGCCTTCGGGAACTCTGACACAGGTGCTGCATGGCTGTCGTCAGCTCGTGTTGTGAGATGTTGGGTTAAGTCCCGCAACGAGCGCAACCCCTATCCTTAGTTGCCAGCGATTCGGTCGGGAACTCTAGGGAGACTGCCGGTGATAAACCGGAGGAAGGTGGGGACGACGTCAAGTCATCATGGCCCTTACGTGTAGGGCTACACACGTGCTACAATGGCATATACAGAGTGCTGCGAGCTCGCGAGAGTCAGCGAATCACTTAAAGTATGTCGTAGTCCGGATTGGAGTCTGCAACTCGACTCCATGAAGTCGGAATCGCTAGTAATCGCAAATCAGAATGTTGCGGTGAATACGTTCCCGGGCCTTGTACACACCGCCCGTCACACCATGGGAGTGGGTTGCTCCAGAAGTAGGTAGCTTAACCTTCGGGGGGGCGCTTACCACGGAGTGATTCATGACTGGGGTGAAGTCGTAACAAGGTAGCCCTAGGGGAACCTGGGGCTGGATCACCTCCTTATACGATTTAGAACTTATTTGTTCGAAGTGTCCACACAGATGATTGTTAGCTAAGCAGGTAACTGCTTGGTTAATATTGCTCTTTAAAAATTTGGAAAGCTGATATTAAATCTCAAACAACATTTATGTTGTTAGAGTTTTCGTAAAGAAAAATGCCAATTGATTGTTCGAAAGAACGATTGATTAGCGTCTACTTTAGTATTCAAAACTTAACTTCTGGCGAAGTTAAACTGTCTTTGACGATACAATCACGGTTGTAAAACCATTTTGGGTTGTATGGTTAAGTGACTAAGCGTACACGGTGGATGCCTTGGCAGTTGGAGGCGATGAAGGACGTACTAACTTGCGATAAGCCTAGTTGAGCCAGTAAGAGGCGCTTGAGACTAGGATTTCCGAATGGGGAAACCCACCTATTTATAGGTATCCTATGGTGAATACATAGCCATAGGAGGCGAACCGGGAGAACTGAAACATCTAAGTACCCCGAGGAAAAGAAATCAACCGAGATTCCGTTAGTAGTGGCGAGCGAACGCGGACCAGCCCTTAAGCTGTGTTGTAGTTAGTGGAATATTCTGGAAAGTGTAACGATACAGGGTGATAGTCCCGTACACAAAAACTTATACACAGTGAAATCGAGTAGGACGGGGCACGTGAAACCTTGTCTGAATATGGGGGGACCATCCTCCAAGGCTAAATACTCCCAACTGACCGATAGTGAACCAGTACCGTGAGGGAAAGGCGAAAAGAACCCCTGTAAGGGGAGTGAAATAGAACCTGAAACCGTGTACGTACAAGCAGTAGGAGCACCTTCGTGGTGTGACTGCGTACCTTTTGTATAATGGGTCAGCGACTTATATTCTGTAGCGAGGTTAACCGAATAGGGTAGCCGTAGCGAAAGCGAGTCTTAACTGGGCGCTTAGTTGCAGGGTATAGACCCGAAACCCGGTGATCTATCCATGAGCAGGTTGAAGGTCAGGTAACACTGACTGGAGGACCGAACCCACTCCCGTTGAAAAGGTAGGGGATGACTTGTGGATTGGAGTGAAAGGCTAATCAAACCGGGAGATAGCTGGTTCTCCCCGAAATCTATTTAGGTAGAGCCTCGGACGAATACTACTGGGGGTAGAGCACTGTTAAGGCTAGGGGGTCATCCCGACTTACCAACCCTTTGCAAACTCCGAATACCAGTAAGTAATATCCGGGAGACACACGGCGGGTGCTAACGTCCGTCGTGAAGAGGGAAACAACCCAGACCGCCAGCTAAGGTCCCAAAGTGTATGTTAAGTGGGAAACGATGTGGGAAGGCTAAAACAGCTAGGAGGTTGGCTTAGAAGCAGCCACCCTTTAAAGAAAGCGTAATAGCTCACTAGTCGAGTCGGCCTGCGCGGAAGATGTAACGGGGCTAAACATACCACCGAAGCTGCGGCTGCAGATTTTATCTGCGGGGTAGGGGAGCGTTCTGTAAGCCGTTGAAGGTGTACCGGGAGGTATGCTGGAGGTATCAGAAGTGCGAATGCTGACATAAGTAACGATAATGCGGGTGAAAAACCCGCACGCCGGAAGACCAAGGGTTCCTATCCCATGTTAATCAGGGTAGGGTGAGTCGACCCCTAAGGCGAGGCTGAAGAGCGTAGTCGATGGGAAACGGGTTAATATTCCCGTACTTGATATGAATGCGATGGGGGGACGGAGCAGGCTAGGCAAGCATGGCGTTGGTTGTCCATGTGAAAGTATGTAGGCTGGTGACTTAGGCAAATCCGGGTCGCTAAAGCTGAGATACGAGACGAGCACCTACGGGTGTGAAGTTGTTGATGCCCTACTTCCAGGAAAAGCCTCTAAGCTTCAGTTCATATTGAATCGTACCCGAAACCGACACAGGTGGTCAGGTAGAGAATACTAAGGCGCTTGAGAGAACTCGGGTGAAGGAACTAGGCAAAATGGTACCGTAACTTCGGGAGAAGGTACGCTCTTGTCTGTTAAGCCCTTGCGGTGTAAGCAGACGGGAGTCGCAGAGAATAGGTAGCTGGAACTGTTTATTAAAAACACAGCACTGTGCAAAATCGTAAGATGACGTATACGGTGTGACGCCTGCCCGGTGCCGGAAGGTTAATTGATGGGGTTAGTCTTTGGACGAAGCTCTTGATCGAAGCCCCGGTAAACGGCGGCCGTAACTATAACGGTCCTAAGGTAGCGAAATTCCTTGTCGGGTAAGTTCCGACCTGCACGAATGGCGTAATCATGGCTACGCTGTCTCCACCCGAGACTCAGTGAAATTGAAATCGCAGTGAAGATGCTGTGTACCCGCGGCTAGACGGAAAGACCCCGTGAACCTTTACTATAGCTTGGCACTGAACATTGAACCTACATGTGTAGGATAGGTGGGAGGCTTTGAAGCAAGAACGCTAGTTCTTGTGGAGCCGTCCTTGAAATACCACCCTTGTATGTTTGATGTTCTAACGTTGGCCCCTAATCGGGGTTACGGACAGTGCCTGGTGGGTAGTTTGACTGGGGCGGTCTCCTCCCAAAGAGTAACGGAGGAGCACGAAGGTTTGCTAAGAGCGGTCGGACATCGCTCGGTTAGTGTAATGGTAGAAGCA is part of the Pseudoalteromonas xiamenensis genome and encodes:
- a CDS encoding HEAT repeat domain-containing protein; protein product: MIKKIGLFAGVVGVAALLVVAIMQPRQESASTDSTPSHPEIQAYQFELNSSGSLNSGAIMSALFNSPVNAPLQRIEENISGIIVLQHTDAQPTKRIAYLKMLKGTDPEIAMELAKAVLVEKTNNGAWQLDETEFTYSEPQRDLLLNLFSKLQVVRDDESASIWQTTEQDNVGFYHATYKQEDAKHLERIKTDYLQGQTRSQTMFDLPNSILSLKESVDQITLNVHTTLVDSVVSTQRIEIQQGSERVMELTQHITLTATRVDKKLEHSISMDELRAQYQQPQRAQHASQRKQALSFDSNSDIVTWFSKAIIADEDQAIEQLTAWFRENPEQVRALIEYMNTHLAEISDEVDLRLWYAMTESGTVEAQQAFADAMSKNEFDLLIRTRAIVYSHDFVRPTQGLIDGLWWVYEHKANDGSQDEKELSSMALYALGSLINANEVDEQIQHSLSKAMLRRLDTANTEEQASEVLIALSNSRMPRFIETFEQYTVNKSDRVVASAFESLANLELPDATDALVDKLDSVESESLRENATKSLVNAVPTEKSIQWASSRLNLTQNVSEQGNLIQYLGKYSSDYPEAEKSLQQLLKQPNLTLQQKRLIYRYVAPRQ
- a CDS encoding alanine/glycine:cation symporter family protein yields the protein MTALIDQISGLLWGHVLIYLLIAAGMFFTIRLGFIQFRQFPYMWKVMVNSRAGAEDGISSFQAFCTSLAARVGTGNMAGVAVALYLGGPGAIFWMWLIALIGMATSFAESTLAQAYKTRDDEGNFRGGPAYYMELGLGKRWMGVAFSLCLILAFGLVFNAVQANSITAAFEVAFGIPKLYMGITLVFGSAFIIFGGLKTISRFAELVVPFMALAYLLLALYICAINAELLPSVFVKIVHSAFGMEQAGAGAIGYAVMQAMIQGIKRGLFSNEAGMGSAANAAATATPNPNHPASQGYVQMLGVFVDTLVICSATAAIILLSEAYAPGSELTGIALTQAALVSHVGEWGASFIAIAILFFAFTSIVANYSYAETNLLFLEHNHEKGLMLFRLCVLGMVMWGSLSELGIVWTLADVSMGFMAIINVIALFMLSGVVIWLTKDYQSQLKAGQIPTFDPSKHPHLAKTLPKGIWH